The Bacteroidales bacterium genome contains the following window.
CTTACCTAAATACCGAAGTATCCTGGCGGTTATTTTCTGTGGCACTGTCTGTCTTCCGGTTGCCCGGAATCCTTCCCGTTAGGAAGTATGGCGCCCTTTGTTGCCCGGACTTTCCTCCCCCCCGACAGGCAAATCTGTCGGGACAGCGACAAGCCGAACTGTTGCTTTATCAATGCAAAATTATGAAAAATAACTGATATGAAGCGTGTATATTAGTATGTGAATTAACCAACTGATTATTTTCCAAAAAATAGCTACTTTCGCACTACAATAATTTCATGGATGGCATCAGAAAAAGTTTATATAAAAGGCATGGGGATGATATCTGCCATTGGTTTTAATGTGCAGGAAGCCCTGCATTCGCTCCGTGAATTGAAATACGGAGTGGGGCCAATAACCCATTTGGATACGGTTTATAAAGGAACTATCCCTGTGGCGGAGGTAAAAAAAACCAATGAAGAACTGAAGAACTTTCTTTGTATTGACACAGATACTGTTATTTCCAGGACATGCCTTCTTGGAATGTGTGCTGCATCAGAAGCTGTTAATTCGGCAGGCATTGATACCGGCAAATTCCGTTGCGGGATTGTTTCCGCTACCTCTGTAGGAGGTATGGACCTCAGTGAGATTTTTTATGATGAGTTTTACAACGACCACAGCAAAGGCGATAACAGGTATGTGAAAAGCCATGACTGTGCCGACAGCACCATGCGTATTGCCCTATTTCTCGGTATAAAAGACTTTCAGGCTACCATCAGCACGGCGTGTTCTTCGTCAGCCAATGCCATCATGTATGCTTCCCGGCTGATAAAGAATAATATCCTTGATATAGCAATTGCCGGAGGCACCGATTCGCTGACAAGGTTTACTGTCAACGGCTTTAACACCCTGATGATACTTGACAAAAATCATTGCCGCCCGTTTGATGCAGGTCGTGCGGGCTTGAATATCGGCGAAGGCGCTGGTTATGTG
Protein-coding sequences here:
- a CDS encoding beta-ketoacyl-[acyl-carrier-protein] synthase family protein gives rise to the protein MASEKVYIKGMGMISAIGFNVQEALHSLRELKYGVGPITHLDTVYKGTIPVAEVKKTNEELKNFLCIDTDTVISRTCLLGMCAASEAVNSAGIDTGKFRCGIVSATSVGGMDLSEIFYDEFYNDHSKGDNRYVKSHDCADSTMRIALFLGIKDFQATISTACSSSANAIMYASRLIKNNILDIAIAGGTDSLTRFTVNGFNTLMILDKNHCRPFDAGRAGLNIGEGAGYVVLVSEKVLNETQKEAFAEVKGYGNANDAYHQTASSPDGQGAFLAMSKAMSMSGLQPYEIDYINVHGTGTGNNDLSEGIAMKRIFGDHVPLFSSTKPFTGHTLGAAGGIEAIISILAIKNKLVFPNLNFKEPIPELNISPVTRLTENVKVTNVLSNSFGFGGNNSSLILSEV